One genomic window of Vibrio ziniensis includes the following:
- a CDS encoding DMT family transporter — protein sequence MQSNPLLTIPVGVRFMFLSALGFSLMTACVKAVHEYGIPVFEIVAVRALVSFVISYADVKRKGISVWGNNRPLLLLRGAIGTFSLICVYYSVTSLPLAEATILQYTHPIFTALLAVFFLKERIQPPTLICIVLCILGLYCILLPELDGSSKVSLPTLSVIVALLGAFGSSIAYVIVRKLSQTEDSSVIILYFPMIATPISILLVWNDFIWPDMKLTFMLIMIGVFTQIGQYGLTKAMKTQEAGKASAFSYVQIVFSIVIGLVYFDEIPAMWTYIGGALIVIGALINVFGQRIGRRKTG from the coding sequence ATGCAATCCAATCCTTTACTGACGATCCCTGTGGGCGTCCGTTTTATGTTTCTTTCTGCACTAGGCTTCTCCTTAATGACAGCCTGTGTAAAAGCGGTACACGAATATGGCATTCCTGTATTTGAAATTGTCGCTGTAAGGGCTTTGGTTTCTTTTGTCATTAGTTATGCAGACGTGAAACGCAAGGGTATATCTGTTTGGGGCAACAACAGACCATTACTGTTACTTAGAGGTGCAATAGGTACTTTCTCACTAATATGCGTGTACTACTCGGTAACATCGTTACCATTAGCTGAAGCAACTATTCTTCAATACACACACCCTATTTTCACTGCACTTTTGGCTGTCTTTTTCCTTAAAGAACGCATTCAACCTCCGACGTTGATCTGTATTGTGCTTTGTATACTGGGTTTGTACTGTATATTGCTTCCAGAGTTAGATGGTTCAAGCAAGGTGAGCCTACCAACGTTAAGCGTTATAGTCGCACTGCTCGGTGCATTTGGCAGCTCAATTGCTTATGTCATCGTACGTAAGTTAAGCCAAACAGAAGACAGTTCCGTCATCATTCTCTATTTCCCAATGATAGCGACTCCGATATCAATTCTTTTGGTATGGAATGATTTCATTTGGCCAGACATGAAGTTGACCTTCATGCTAATCATGATCGGTGTCTTCACCCAAATTGGGCAATATGGCTTAACGAAAGCAATGAAGACCCAAGAGGCGGGTAAAGCCTCTGCTTTCTCTTACGTACAGATCGTATTTTCCATTGTTATTGGGCTAGTGTATTTCGATGAAATCCCAGCAATGTGGACATATATTGGCGGGGCTCTCATAGTGATAGGAGCATTAATCAACGTCTTTGGTCAGCGGATTGGGCGCCGTAAAACGGGTTAG
- a CDS encoding FMN-dependent NADH-azoreductase yields the protein MSQVLALKSSILGDYSQSSKLIDAYLTKFDQNKLVVRDLAASPLPVLDLSVATALRATDDLTAEQKEVVALSDALIAEVKTADTIVIAAPMYNFTIPTQLKNWFDLIARAGVTFKYTEAGVQGLIEGKKAVVITTRGGIHKDSATDIVTPYLKTILGFVGITNVEFVYAEALNMGEEPAAKGIESAQSQLEAIAL from the coding sequence ATGTCTCAAGTACTTGCACTTAAATCCAGCATCCTTGGTGATTACTCTCAATCAAGTAAACTGATTGATGCTTACCTAACCAAATTTGATCAAAACAAACTCGTTGTTCGTGATCTGGCTGCTTCTCCACTTCCAGTACTTGATCTATCGGTTGCTACAGCTCTTCGCGCTACAGACGATCTAACTGCAGAACAAAAAGAAGTTGTTGCGCTTTCAGACGCGCTAATCGCAGAAGTTAAAACGGCAGATACTATTGTTATCGCAGCACCTATGTACAACTTCACCATCCCTACTCAGCTTAAAAACTGGTTTGATTTGATTGCTCGTGCGGGCGTGACATTCAAATACACAGAAGCGGGCGTACAAGGTCTTATTGAAGGCAAGAAAGCTGTGGTTATCACAACTCGTGGTGGTATCCACAAAGACTCAGCAACAGATATCGTAACGCCTTACCTAAAAACGATTCTAGGTTTTGTTGGTATCACAAACGTTGAGTTTGTGTACGCAGAAGCCCTAAACATGGGCGAAGAACCAGCGGCTAAAGGGATTGAATCAGCACAATCTCAACTAGAAGCTATCGCACTGTAA
- a CDS encoding porin family protein, with the protein MKKTLLAVALIGASTTAFADSWIYGGATVGQSNYKGESSASYNVHVGTGILPIIGVEAGYTKHGDFDLGAGSDTSLSSLYLALKPSIDVGPLHIYAKGGLQSWKSEVDGSKTDDGVDIMYGIGAEYSVMGPFTVGASYNNYTIDNDEVDSFSLSATFHFL; encoded by the coding sequence ATGAAAAAAACTCTATTAGCAGTTGCTCTTATCGGAGCATCAACAACTGCGTTTGCTGATTCATGGATTTACGGTGGTGCAACTGTTGGTCAGTCAAACTACAAAGGTGAATCAAGCGCGTCTTACAACGTGCATGTAGGTACCGGTATTTTACCTATTATTGGTGTAGAAGCTGGTTATACCAAACATGGTGATTTTGACCTTGGCGCAGGCAGTGATACCTCTCTGAGCTCACTTTATCTTGCATTAAAACCAAGCATTGATGTTGGTCCTTTACATATTTATGCAAAGGGTGGCTTGCAATCTTGGAAATCAGAAGTTGATGGTTCTAAAACAGATGATGGCGTAGATATCATGTACGGTATTGGTGCTGAGTATTCAGTTATGGGTCCATTTACTGTAGGTGCAAGTTACAACAATTACACCATCGACAACGATGAAGTTGATTCATTCTCACTAAGTGCAACCTTCCACTTTTTATAA
- a CDS encoding Hsp70 family protein, with protein sequence MEQNVKFSIGIDLGTTHSVLAYVDTQIENPIVNVMGIAQMTAPGTVETRDQLGSFLYQPHEHEMSESSRRLPWTDKPPALVGAIARNLGVKTPIRLVASAKSWLCHGGVNRREAFLPQGSPEDVEKVSPLRATELYLEHIKQAWNHEHPTHPISEQDVTITVPASFDPAARDLTAEAARNVGFNQLTLLEEPQAALYSWINNSADAWRNEVSVGEVILVVDIGGGTTDLSLVEVTEDQGNLSLNRIAVGEHILLGGDNMDLALAYRLKMKLAQEGKELQPWQVQAMTHACRDAKEELLKDSELQSVPIVVPSRGSKLLGATLKTELTKEEVQQTLVDGFFPQVAISDHPIQKTRGALTHMGLPYAQDAGITRHIAAFLSKQADAQRHGDNSDYSYGEQTMAGIPGMPAPTVDFIKPNAILFNGGVLKSGLLANRLFNTINEWLSSAQAPQAKSLSGLDLDLAVASGAAYYGNVRRGQGVRIRGGIASAYYVGIESAMPAIPGMAPPMEALCVAPFGMEEGSHVEVPSQQFGLVIGQPVHFQFYGSTTRRDDTAGTHLDYWAPEELEELPEIQVTLPVSEGRREGEVVPVTLASRVTELGTLYLEAIAADNGQKWHVEFDVRESNEESEDSQY encoded by the coding sequence ATGGAACAAAACGTAAAATTTAGTATTGGTATTGATTTAGGCACTACTCACAGTGTACTTGCCTATGTAGATACTCAAATAGAAAACCCAATCGTCAATGTCATGGGCATCGCTCAGATGACGGCTCCGGGTACGGTTGAAACACGTGACCAACTGGGATCGTTTTTGTATCAGCCTCATGAACATGAGATGTCTGAGTCTTCAAGACGCTTGCCTTGGACTGATAAACCACCTGCTCTGGTTGGCGCTATTGCGCGTAACCTTGGTGTCAAAACTCCGATTCGTCTTGTCGCTAGTGCGAAATCTTGGTTGTGTCACGGTGGTGTAAATCGCCGTGAAGCATTTCTGCCACAAGGCAGCCCTGAAGATGTGGAAAAAGTTTCACCACTTCGTGCGACTGAGCTGTACTTAGAACACATTAAACAAGCTTGGAATCATGAGCACCCTACTCATCCTATTTCAGAGCAAGATGTGACAATTACAGTACCAGCATCTTTCGATCCTGCAGCACGTGACCTCACAGCAGAAGCGGCACGTAATGTAGGGTTCAACCAACTAACCCTGTTAGAAGAGCCGCAAGCGGCGCTATACAGCTGGATCAACAACAGTGCTGATGCATGGCGCAATGAAGTATCTGTAGGTGAAGTGATTCTGGTGGTCGATATCGGTGGTGGTACTACGGATTTATCCTTGGTGGAAGTAACTGAAGACCAAGGTAATCTATCGCTAAACCGAATTGCGGTTGGAGAGCATATTCTGCTTGGTGGCGACAATATGGATCTTGCACTGGCATACCGCCTAAAAATGAAGCTGGCTCAAGAAGGTAAAGAGTTGCAACCTTGGCAAGTTCAAGCAATGACGCACGCTTGCCGTGATGCAAAAGAAGAACTGCTAAAAGATTCTGAGCTGCAATCTGTACCGATTGTGGTGCCAAGCCGTGGATCTAAATTGCTAGGTGCGACGTTAAAAACGGAACTGACCAAAGAGGAAGTTCAGCAAACGCTGGTAGATGGCTTCTTCCCGCAAGTTGCTATTTCTGACCATCCAATTCAAAAAACGCGCGGCGCGTTAACCCATATGGGTCTGCCTTATGCGCAAGATGCGGGTATTACTCGCCACATTGCCGCTTTCCTGTCAAAACAAGCTGATGCTCAAAGACACGGTGATAACAGCGATTATAGCTATGGTGAGCAAACTATGGCAGGCATACCGGGCATGCCTGCGCCTACTGTCGACTTCATTAAACCAAACGCGATTTTGTTCAATGGCGGCGTGCTTAAATCTGGCCTATTAGCCAATCGCCTGTTTAACACCATTAATGAGTGGTTAAGCAGCGCACAAGCCCCGCAGGCGAAAAGTCTGTCGGGTCTGGATCTTGATCTAGCCGTTGCTAGTGGCGCAGCTTACTACGGCAATGTTCGTCGTGGTCAGGGTGTTCGAATTCGCGGTGGTATCGCGTCAGCCTATTACGTCGGTATCGAAAGTGCTATGCCTGCAATTCCGGGAATGGCGCCTCCTATGGAAGCTTTATGTGTTGCACCATTTGGTATGGAAGAAGGATCTCATGTTGAAGTTCCTAGCCAACAATTTGGTCTAGTCATTGGTCAACCTGTTCATTTCCAGTTCTATGGTTCAACCACTCGTCGCGATGATACTGCCGGTACTCACCTTGACTATTGGGCTCCAGAGGAGTTAGAGGAGTTACCTGAAATTCAAGTAACACTGCCTGTATCTGAAGGTCGCCGTGAAGGTGAAGTCGTTCCTGTCACGCTTGCTTCGCGTGTAACAGAACTTGGTACTCTCTATCTTGAAGCGATTGCAGCA
- a CDS encoding TerB family tellurite resistance protein, translated as MFNAITSLFKQLLDGQDLSQQKQSPNLAIACLLSEVAGADYQTDSEEQVAKLHLVQRLLGLDKNEAQLLVNKADEQIKHSASLYDFTSQLRELSQETRFELIKAMWEVAHADGEIDPLEDAVIRKASELLYVDHHQFIRAKLMTIDKSSK; from the coding sequence ATGTTCAACGCAATTACCTCTTTATTTAAACAGTTACTTGATGGTCAAGATCTAAGTCAGCAAAAACAAAGCCCAAATCTTGCAATCGCCTGTTTATTAAGTGAAGTCGCAGGGGCTGACTACCAAACAGACAGCGAAGAACAAGTAGCCAAACTGCATTTGGTTCAACGTTTATTGGGTCTTGATAAAAATGAAGCACAACTGCTGGTAAATAAAGCGGATGAACAAATTAAACATTCTGCGTCACTGTATGATTTCACATCTCAACTACGTGAGCTTTCACAAGAAACCCGTTTCGAACTGATTAAAGCCATGTGGGAAGTCGCCCACGCTGACGGTGAAATTGACCCGTTAGAAGACGCTGTGATCCGCAAGGCTTCTGAGCTCCTCTACGTTGACCATCACCAGTTTATCCGAGCGAAACTGATGACGATCGACAAATCATCAAAATAG
- a CDS encoding carboxypeptidase M32 — translation MSAFNTLVQHFKTISHFSHLSAICGWDQASMMPNGGAQARSEAMAELSVHIHNLMTKPQLEEWFINASSETLNSEQLSTLREMKRQWQQANVLPESLVQAKSLAGSKCEHAWRSQRKTNDWTGFEKNWAEVVKLSQEEAAIRSAATGLTPYDAMLDIYEPGTTTQSLDLVFNDVKSWLPALIDAAIEKQRSEQIVLPDGHYATEKQKALGLDVMKLLQFDFNHGRLDESVHPFCGGVPSDVRITTRYSEEEFVQSLMGIVHETGHARYEQGLPKSLAGNPVGEARSMGIHESQSLFFEMQIGRNENFIQHLAGLASTHFKDSDRKVLEVENMKKLYTRVKRDFIRVDADELTYPSHVILRYEIERDLMNGKIKHTDVPELWDAKMQSYIGLSTKDNYKNGCMQDIHWTDGSFGYFPSYTLGAMYAAQFMAAMKKTVDVDAVIRSGDLSPIFAWLSENIWSKGSLFTTNDLVKHATGETLNPAHFKQHLINRYL, via the coding sequence ATGAGTGCATTTAACACGTTAGTTCAACACTTTAAAACCATATCGCATTTCAGCCACTTATCTGCAATCTGTGGTTGGGACCAAGCTTCGATGATGCCAAACGGTGGCGCTCAGGCACGCTCTGAAGCGATGGCAGAGTTATCTGTACATATTCATAACCTTATGACTAAACCGCAACTTGAAGAGTGGTTTATTAATGCCTCATCCGAAACACTCAATAGTGAACAGCTATCAACGCTAAGAGAAATGAAGCGCCAATGGCAGCAAGCCAATGTTCTGCCAGAAAGTTTAGTCCAAGCGAAGTCTCTGGCGGGTTCCAAATGTGAACATGCTTGGAGAAGCCAGCGTAAAACGAACGACTGGACTGGTTTTGAAAAGAACTGGGCAGAAGTTGTTAAACTGTCTCAAGAAGAAGCGGCAATTCGATCAGCTGCAACAGGGCTAACACCTTATGATGCAATGTTAGACATCTACGAACCCGGAACAACCACACAATCTTTAGATTTGGTTTTCAATGATGTGAAAAGCTGGCTTCCTGCATTGATAGATGCAGCTATAGAAAAACAAAGATCCGAACAAATTGTTTTGCCAGATGGTCATTATGCGACAGAGAAACAAAAAGCGCTTGGTTTAGACGTAATGAAGTTACTTCAGTTCGATTTCAACCATGGAAGACTCGATGAAAGCGTTCATCCATTCTGTGGAGGCGTTCCAAGCGACGTTCGCATTACTACTCGCTACAGCGAAGAAGAATTCGTTCAATCGCTGATGGGTATAGTGCATGAAACAGGTCATGCTCGTTATGAACAGGGATTACCGAAATCACTAGCTGGAAATCCTGTTGGTGAAGCACGTTCCATGGGTATTCATGAATCTCAATCTCTGTTCTTTGAAATGCAAATTGGTCGCAACGAAAACTTTATTCAACACTTAGCGGGTTTAGCCTCAACCCATTTTAAAGACAGTGATAGAAAAGTACTTGAAGTTGAGAACATGAAAAAGCTCTACACTCGAGTAAAAAGAGATTTTATCCGTGTCGACGCTGATGAACTTACTTATCCTAGCCATGTCATTTTGCGTTACGAAATAGAACGTGACTTGATGAACGGCAAGATAAAGCACACCGATGTACCAGAACTCTGGGATGCAAAAATGCAGTCTTACATTGGATTAAGTACAAAAGACAATTACAAGAATGGCTGTATGCAAGACATCCACTGGACAGATGGGAGCTTTGGGTACTTCCCTAGCTACACGTTAGGCGCCATGTATGCAGCTCAATTTATGGCAGCAATGAAGAAAACTGTGGATGTGGATGCAGTCATTCGCTCGGGAGACTTATCACCTATCTTCGCTTGGCTTTCAGAAAACATCTGGAGTAAAGGCAGCTTGTTTACTACCAATGATCTGGTAAAGCATGCAACGGGTGAAACTCTCAATCCTGCACATTTCAAACAGCACCTTATCAACCGATATCTATAA
- the hrpA gene encoding ATP-dependent RNA helicase HrpA, producing MTQSQPNTESKSSAKANSAESLKKALKQCLLKDRFRLSKRISGASKINKDVARNAVFDEIALDIAQSMMVVQQRINQKVTIEYPELLPVSQKRDDIAKAIKENQVVIVAGETGSGKTTQLPKICAELGRGKYGLIGHTQPRRLAARSVATRIAEEMETELGNFVGYKVRFNDQISDQTQIKLMTDGILLAEIQHDRFLNQYDTIIIDEAHERSLNIDFILGYLKQLLPRRPDLKVIITSATIDPERFSNHFSGAPIIEVSGRTYPVDTRYRPLASDEDSDRDQLEGIFEAVDELCDEGLGDILIFMNGEREIRDTADALSKRNLRDTEIVPLYARLSAGEQNKIFQPHAGRRIVLATNVAETSLTVPGIKYVIDPGTARISRYSYRTKVQRLPIEPISQASANQRKGRCGRVEEGICIRLYSEEDFNSRPEFTDPEILRTNLASVILQMTALGLGDIEAFPFVEAPDKRNIQDGVRLLEELGAIKEDSKNSDKQLTEVGRKLARLPIDPRLARMVLEAPRMGCLKEVMIIASALSIQDPRERPSDKQQSSDDKHRRFHHEESDFLTFVNLWEYIKQQQKALTGNQFRRQCKQDYLNYLRIREWQDVYFQLHQSMREMEYKLNDEPGSYDAVHTSILVGLLSHIGMKDPEKNEYQGARNARFNIFPASGLFKKQPKWVMSAELVETSKLWARIVAKIQPEWIEPLAKHLIKRSYSEPHWSKKRAAVMAYEKVMIYGIAIVPNRLVNYGNIDPVLSREIFIRSALVEGEWETKHNFFKLNRSLLQEVEELEHKSRRRDILVDDEDLFQFYDQRVGTEVVSGRHFDTWWKATSKKTPELLNFEKEMLFKGDASHITDLDYPNFWYQNGLKLKLSYQFEPGEDSDGVTVHIPLPILNQIEPQGFEWQIPGLRHELIVSLIKSLPKTVRKNFVPAPNYADAFLARVTAMELPLLDALEKELRRMTGVGVLRDDWNLSQVADHLKVTFRAVDHRNRKLQENKDLYELKESLKEKVQETLSQVADDDIEQSGLHTWSFGELPKVYQQKRGGFDVKAYPALVDKKDSVEIKLFETEQEQQSAMREGQRRLILLNVPSPIKYLHTNLPNKSKLGLYFNPFGKVMDLIDDCIACGIDKLLEERGGLAWTPEEFESLKEFVRAELGDTVVDIAKQVEAILTMAFNINKRLKGKVDFTMAFALSDVKAQIEGLIFKGFATECGWRRLPDILRYMKAIERRLEKLPVDPNKDRLHMLKVESIRDDYKELLNKIPKGMALPENIKEVRWMIEELRVSFFAQQLGTPYPVSDKRVKNAIDACSV from the coding sequence TTGACTCAGTCACAGCCAAATACAGAATCAAAGTCCTCAGCAAAGGCGAACAGTGCGGAATCTCTGAAGAAAGCACTAAAGCAATGTTTGCTGAAAGATCGTTTTCGTTTAAGTAAACGTATTTCGGGCGCAAGTAAAATTAATAAAGATGTTGCTCGTAATGCAGTATTTGATGAAATCGCATTAGATATCGCGCAATCAATGATGGTTGTGCAGCAACGAATCAATCAGAAAGTCACTATCGAATATCCAGAGCTTTTGCCTGTAAGTCAAAAGCGTGACGATATCGCAAAAGCCATCAAAGAAAACCAAGTGGTTATCGTGGCGGGTGAAACGGGCTCAGGTAAAACCACTCAGCTACCGAAGATTTGTGCAGAATTGGGTCGAGGTAAGTACGGTCTGATTGGGCATACCCAACCACGTCGACTTGCGGCTCGTTCGGTTGCTACCCGTATTGCAGAAGAGATGGAAACGGAACTGGGTAACTTCGTTGGTTATAAAGTCCGGTTCAACGACCAAATTTCCGATCAGACTCAAATTAAATTGATGACGGACGGTATCTTACTGGCTGAAATCCAGCATGATCGTTTTCTTAATCAGTATGACACCATCATCATCGATGAAGCGCACGAACGCAGTTTAAACATCGATTTTATCCTTGGCTATTTGAAACAATTGTTGCCACGTCGTCCAGATCTAAAAGTCATTATTACTTCAGCAACCATCGACCCTGAGCGTTTCTCAAACCACTTTAGTGGTGCGCCAATCATTGAGGTTTCTGGACGAACATATCCGGTTGATACGCGTTATCGTCCATTGGCGAGTGACGAGGACAGTGATCGTGATCAGCTAGAAGGTATTTTTGAAGCTGTTGATGAGCTTTGCGATGAAGGGCTGGGTGACATACTCATATTCATGAATGGTGAGCGTGAAATCCGCGATACCGCAGATGCACTGTCTAAACGTAATCTTCGTGATACTGAAATTGTGCCTTTGTACGCTCGTTTATCGGCGGGTGAACAAAACAAAATCTTCCAACCACACGCAGGTCGCCGAATTGTACTTGCAACCAACGTAGCAGAGACGTCACTGACAGTTCCGGGTATCAAGTATGTGATTGACCCAGGTACAGCGCGTATCAGTCGATATAGTTATCGCACCAAAGTTCAGCGTCTTCCAATTGAGCCTATTTCTCAGGCAAGTGCGAACCAGCGTAAAGGTCGCTGTGGTCGTGTGGAAGAGGGTATCTGTATCCGTTTGTATTCCGAGGAAGATTTTAACTCGCGTCCGGAGTTTACTGACCCTGAAATCCTACGCACCAACTTAGCATCAGTTATTTTGCAAATGACGGCTCTTGGGTTGGGAGACATCGAAGCTTTCCCATTCGTAGAAGCGCCAGATAAGCGCAATATTCAAGATGGTGTGCGCCTGCTTGAAGAGTTAGGTGCAATCAAAGAAGACTCGAAAAACAGTGACAAACAACTCACGGAAGTGGGGCGTAAACTGGCTCGACTGCCAATTGACCCACGTTTAGCTCGTATGGTTTTAGAAGCGCCTCGTATGGGTTGTTTGAAAGAGGTGATGATCATCGCCTCTGCACTATCGATTCAAGACCCACGTGAAAGACCAAGCGATAAGCAGCAATCTTCTGATGATAAACATCGCCGTTTCCACCATGAAGAGTCTGACTTCCTTACGTTTGTGAATTTGTGGGAATACATTAAGCAACAGCAGAAGGCATTAACGGGCAATCAGTTCCGTCGTCAATGCAAACAAGACTATCTGAACTATTTACGTATTCGTGAATGGCAGGACGTTTATTTCCAATTGCATCAATCAATGCGAGAAATGGAGTACAAGCTAAACGATGAACCGGGTAGCTATGACGCTGTTCATACTTCGATTCTAGTTGGCTTACTGTCTCATATTGGTATGAAAGACCCAGAGAAAAACGAGTATCAAGGTGCTCGTAACGCTCGTTTCAACATTTTTCCAGCATCTGGTCTATTTAAGAAACAACCTAAGTGGGTGATGTCTGCTGAGTTGGTTGAAACCTCAAAACTTTGGGCGCGTATCGTCGCGAAAATCCAGCCAGAATGGATTGAACCATTGGCGAAACACCTCATCAAACGCAGCTACAGTGAGCCGCACTGGTCGAAGAAACGTGCAGCTGTCATGGCGTATGAGAAAGTGATGATTTACGGTATTGCTATTGTGCCTAACCGTTTAGTGAATTATGGCAATATTGATCCGGTGTTAAGCCGAGAGATCTTTATCCGTAGCGCTCTTGTCGAAGGTGAATGGGAAACCAAACATAACTTCTTCAAACTTAACCGTTCGCTATTGCAGGAAGTGGAAGAGTTAGAGCATAAGTCGCGTCGTCGTGACATCTTGGTTGACGATGAAGACTTGTTCCAATTCTACGATCAACGTGTTGGTACAGAAGTGGTTTCTGGTCGTCATTTTGATACCTGGTGGAAAGCTACAAGTAAGAAAACACCAGAGCTACTGAACTTTGAAAAAGAGATGCTGTTTAAAGGCGATGCTAGCCATATAACAGATTTAGATTATCCGAACTTCTGGTACCAGAATGGACTAAAACTCAAGCTCAGCTATCAGTTTGAACCGGGTGAGGACAGTGACGGTGTCACGGTTCATATTCCATTGCCTATCCTTAACCAAATTGAACCTCAGGGTTTTGAGTGGCAAATACCGGGTTTGCGTCATGAACTCATCGTTAGCCTGATTAAGTCATTACCAAAAACGGTACGTAAGAATTTTGTACCAGCCCCAAATTATGCGGATGCGTTTTTAGCTCGCGTGACGGCAATGGAACTTCCGTTGCTCGATGCTTTAGAGAAAGAACTGCGCCGTATGACGGGGGTTGGGGTGTTACGCGATGATTGGAACTTATCGCAAGTAGCGGATCATCTTAAAGTAACGTTTAGAGCCGTTGACCACCGCAACCGCAAATTGCAAGAGAACAAAGACCTCTACGAACTCAAAGAGAGTCTGAAAGAGAAAGTGCAAGAGACTCTTTCTCAAGTTGCGGATGATGACATTGAACAATCAGGTTTACACACTTGGTCGTTTGGTGAACTACCAAAAGTCTATCAGCAGAAACGAGGCGGATTTGACGTTAAAGCCTACCCAGCATTGGTAGATAAGAAAGACAGTGTTGAAATAAAACTGTTCGAGACTGAACAAGAGCAACAAAGCGCGATGCGTGAAGGTCAACGCCGTTTAATATTACTTAATGTTCCGTCGCCAATTAAATATCTACATACCAACTTGCCGAACAAGTCTAAATTGGGATTGTATTTTAATCCGTTCGGCAAAGTAATGGATTTGATTGATGACTGCATTGCCTGTGGCATTGATAAGTTACTCGAAGAACGTGGTGGTTTAGCGTGGACGCCAGAAGAATTTGAGTCTCTTAAAGAGTTTGTCAGGGCTGAGCTGGGTGACACGGTTGTTGATATTGCAAAGCAAGTTGAAGCGATTCTAACTATGGCATTCAACATCAATAAGCGATTGAAAGGTAAAGTCGATTTTACGATGGCGTTTGCATTGTCAGATGTCAAAGCTCAAATCGAAGGTCTCATTTTTAAGGGCTTTGCGACCGAATGTGGTTGGAGACGACTGCCAGATATTTTGCGATATATGAAGGCAATCGAACGTCGCTTAGAAAAACTGCCAGTCGATCCTAATAAAGATCGTCTACACATGTTGAAAGTAGAATCTATCCGCGATGATTATAAAGAGCTGTTAAACAAAATTCCGAAAGGAATGGCGTTGCCTGAGAACATCAAAGAGGTTCGCTGGATGATAGAGGAACTCCGCGTCAGTTTCTTTGCTCAACAACTCGGGACGCCTTATCCTGTCTCGGATAAACGAGTGAAGAACGCAATCGATGCTTGCTCGGTATAA
- a CDS encoding 3'-5' exonuclease, with the protein MNYNRVVCFDLEMCCWNENGVGTTGEIIEIGLAEIDLSAGEIVKRAQYYVKPEQDEISLFCAELTGITPRKIEKQGRPLAEVLKSMVKNFGGAHKIYASWGHDDQILIKECQGKGIEVPFREFLNLATIYRIQNRLKDKRIGHRAAQEGKGIEWEGRQHSGYVDAYNLAKLALTML; encoded by the coding sequence ATGAACTATAACCGTGTTGTTTGCTTCGATTTGGAAATGTGCTGTTGGAATGAAAACGGAGTGGGCACGACTGGCGAGATCATTGAAATAGGACTGGCTGAAATTGATTTATCAGCAGGCGAAATTGTGAAACGAGCTCAGTACTATGTGAAACCTGAGCAAGATGAAATTTCACTGTTTTGTGCAGAGTTAACGGGCATCACTCCGAGAAAAATAGAAAAGCAAGGCCGTCCATTGGCTGAAGTACTCAAATCGATGGTTAAGAACTTTGGTGGCGCGCATAAGATTTATGCTTCTTGGGGCCACGATGATCAAATCTTAATTAAAGAGTGCCAAGGAAAAGGTATTGAAGTTCCGTTTAGAGAATTCCTCAATCTCGCCACTATTTACCGCATTCAAAATCGCCTTAAAGATAAGCGTATCGGACATCGAGCAGCTCAAGAAGGTAAAGGTATTGAATGGGAAGGCCGCCAGCATTCGGGATATGTCGATGCGTATAATTTAGCAAAACTTGCATTGACCATGTTATAG
- a CDS encoding DUF2760 domain-containing protein, translating into MNFDLNAIPTTFDMLHAGLAASSVLLLLIAVSRKSKVIEKVIEKPVEKIVEVEKPVEKIVEVEKVVEVEKIVEKVVEVESKLATANTDSAMQLLSLFQQEARLIDFLKEDVAGFSDEEVGAAARVIHAGGQKVLKEYVALSPVRSEEEETRITLQEGFNAQQVRLIGNVSGSAPFTGTLIHKGWKADSMTLPKLAENYDASIIAPAEVEL; encoded by the coding sequence ATGAACTTCGATTTAAACGCCATTCCAACCACTTTCGATATGCTTCATGCTGGTCTAGCCGCGTCTAGCGTTCTACTTCTTCTGATTGCCGTATCTCGCAAATCCAAAGTTATTGAGAAGGTGATTGAAAAGCCTGTCGAGAAAATTGTTGAAGTCGAAAAACCTGTTGAGAAAATCGTTGAAGTTGAGAAAGTTGTCGAGGTAGAAAAAATCGTCGAGAAAGTCGTTGAAGTTGAATCGAAACTGGCGACTGCAAATACAGATTCGGCAATGCAGTTACTTTCTTTATTTCAACAGGAAGCTCGTCTGATTGATTTCCTAAAAGAAGACGTTGCAGGCTTTTCTGATGAAGAAGTAGGTGCAGCAGCACGAGTTATTCACGCTGGTGGTCAGAAAGTACTAAAAGAGTATGTGGCTCTATCTCCTGTTCGCAGTGAAGAAGAAGAAACACGCATCACTCTGCAAGAAGGCTTTAACGCTCAACAAGTACGCCTAATTGGTAACGTATCAGGTTCAGCGCCATTTACTGGCACTCTGATTCATAAAGGTTGGAAAGCTGATTCGATGACTCTGCCAAAACTTGCAGAGAACTATGACGCTTCTATCATTGCTCCGGCTGAGGTTGAGCTATAA